The genome window atttcgactttcattTGCACCAAATGTGGTCTCTCGACTTTCAAAAAAACTTACCCTATTCAGttctccgttacatattccgtctaATCAATGTTAAAATGGAGGTCATTTTCGTctatttacctattgttagcctaataaatattgagaaatagttgagggaccattttgagaatagtcgagggaccattttgaaaaaaactcttttatttatttcatttttgtttattttcattttttttggactctatcaaattataatttctatacattttttttcttacaaatataaatagttaaaatcgcacAATCCaaccacaaaattttaaactttctcTACAAACGTTTTCCtatcaagttttacaataagttccgtaaatttcataaatactcatatactttttatttttatttttttatgttcatagacaatcaatcactatgtatcacattaaatattatttgtattattgaatataatattattttttttcgagCTTAGACACCCAAATAGTacaaaatgtagggaaaatgtTGGACCAAAAGATAAGTATTTAGGAATGTGACactgcattattattattattatgaaaaggGGCAGTTCATAAAGTGGGAGAAATTGAGTTGCATATATAGTACCAGAACTAAGAAAGCACCAAAAGTGAGGCCGGGTACAAATTAAAGCTGTACCAGTACGCGACAACTTAAAGTCAAAAGATGACACCCACcccttaaaaaattaaaagattggTAAGATGGCAATCAAATTAAAGgtggccatcaaaatttattctTCATGCATGCCCAGGCCACAAATACGTCATCAAAATTTATTCTTCATGCATGCCCAGGCCACAAATACGTAATTAACCAGCAGGCCGAACGACAGGATTAAACTAAAcatgcatcatcatcatcatcatcatcatcatcatcatcatcatgtaaAATCACATTTTTTGTTCTTCAGTTATATTCCTAGTACAAATTTAGCCCTGAATTATATGCGTGATCATCTTTAATGCTTATGTTAGGCACGAAATGACGATTTTAGTCCATCGAGAACTATTTCTACCACCAATTTGTCACTTAATAATGTGACTAATTTGGTCTTTCAAGAGTTAAAGATGGTCACGCATAACTCAGGAACTAAATCTGTACCATGGTATAACTGAAGgactaaaaatacaaatttttcttattattatgtttagcaACGCTTGCTGCAGAAGCAGCGGCGGCGGAATCCGACGCAGTCTCCGCCGGAGAAACCTTCGGTCCGGCAAACTATAGCGCAGTTGTGATCCCGCAAGCATAAACCCTTGTAGTGGTGACTCTGCGATCTGCACACCCTACCTTCCACGCCTCCATTTTCTGCATGCATGCAATGCacccatatatattatatatatcttttatcTTAGCAATACCTATATAATACTCCGACAGGTATACTAGTTCCAGCACGAAAAACACTACTTGGactcgccaaagaccttgtggtctagtgacatccggtgtcccgattaacactccctcatggatgatgggagtgggttcgagacttagtggagacaactgttgactctttgtgcttgtgcttcaataggtcgagaaagtagctatgaaccgatactacattgtaatagagtcagtagtactaaaaaaaatgcatgaatatatatgatttacaCAGATATGAAGAGTTTGAGTCAGAGATCGATAATACTTACGTGAAGCCAATACAATGAGCAGCAAAAAGAAGAGCCCAAAAGTCTTCGCCTCCATTTTATTAAACTTGTGAATATGAAGATTTTTTTCCGTATTGGTGAAACAAAATGGTATTTAATTGTGGCAAACTAGGCAGGTTTAGGTTGAAGCTGCTCACTTCCACAATGCATTATACTCACTATAAATACAGAGAGCTAGTTAGGCTAAAGATACACTTTATGGAATAAAATCTCTCTTTTGCCCTTCGCCTCATTCATAAATTAACGTACGTATTATATAATCTATTATCTATATGGTATATAGGTATATAATGTGTTTGTAATGTCCTCACAATGGACCAACCATAACAATTAAGTGGGGTGAGGTTCTAACTATGTCTGTGGGtgagtaaataataaataaggcaagtgaagaatatatataaaactagcTCTTTGTTGAATAAGAAAAAGGAGGAAGTTAGAGAACAATATGCGTACGTTAAGTTTTTTACAGAaattatttcttaatatgaTGTGTcctgtaaatttttttttttttgtattttattatgacaaaattttatttaattcataGTGAAGTCATACCAATTCATGAGTTTCCAAATCAAaataatgagttttttttttttaacttataatAGTAATGCAATGTCAAAAATTGAATATTAGATAGTGTTAATTGACGGTAATAATATTATCGGAATATATTTAGAAAGAAATTGTTATGTAAAGTCATTTTTATTGTTAAGAATCTGTATACTAAGAAGAGACTCATTTGTCTCTTTAGTCAAGAAGAGTCAGACGAAGAGCTATGCTTAATGGTTGTGGAAAAAAAGGTAAACTCACAAAGCTCCTATTCTGATTGTAATTTTGAGTCCAGTTACCAGGAAGATCCTAGGGATTCATTTCTCAAAATGAGGAAAGAATTCAAAGTGATTAAGCATACTCATTCCAAGTTGAAAGTAGAGAATGCTCGGCTATTGACCGAAAGAAAAGATCTCGAGAACTTAGTGTCCAAAAATAACGAGATGCTTGAGTCTATGGGTCAGCTCGAGACACAAATTCATCTACTCCAAGAGGAATGCTAATCAAGAGAAATAAGAGAGCAAAACTTGCGTGAAGTCATTGCGACATTCACTAATTCGTCTAGAATAATGCGTGACTAAAAATTTTGCAGGACTCAAGACATGACATCAACGACAGAGACGCTAAAGCGAAAGAACAAGATTGAGGACACCGCGAGCAAGGCCCCAATATGGCCAGATTCAAGTGAGGATTCTGACCCATCAAAACACGCACTCCTGAAGAGGTGTTTGGGGGATATTACTTGATCTCGACATCATCAACCTCTATGGATGTAGGAACGTCGCGGAACGGCTAATGAGCCACCCACAATGGGCTAAAGTGTTCAGCTGGAGAGGAGATACCTATGTGCCAGTAATCTATGAGTTCGTTTCAACATTGGAGTGCAACGGGAAACTCTCTAACGACAATTGGAGGTCGATCAAGTTTTGTCTGTTTGGTGCAGAGTATCAGATATCAGTGAATGAGTTGGCCAAATGCTAAGGGATATGGGATCTGGAAGGCATAGCAGACGATTTTCTTGTGGCAatgtgttggtcccgatagggtgggaaaagtctagaggggtggggggtgaatagacttttcaaataattcaaaatattataacactttaacaaaaataatcaaagtgaataaattcaacttgaattgcacaGCGGAAATAATAATACgataaagtgctataaaataatcaGAGTAAATATGAAGAGATAAACTGCATGCAATACGTTAGGAACACAtagaataaatcaaataataagtGTATGAAGTTTGGTGCACATGCATACGTGGGATCATGCAAACCTAGATGTGTAATCTCACTTACACGTATGGAATGGGTTGTGAAATACGATAACAAGATAGAAAGATATGTCTGAAGTAAAATATATCTTGCACGCAAAAAGTAACtttcacacaaacccagatgataagaTAAAAGTGAGATGAATAGTAAAATGGGTTAGCTTCATATCAGTttgcaaaaataaaactaatgcaagtaaagagacagagagatttatagtggttcggagatggtgtaattctcctactccacttcttcctttcactccaggaagatttccactatcttcaatcactcagatacaatagtgaaactccaagtgctacacaagcacttcacCGAGTGTTTTGCATAAAGCTACACTCCAACCCGAACGTCTCGCACGaagctacgttcccgagcgtctcgcacccagctacgctcctacaaccaagtgtctcgcacaaagctacacttagtcctcCGAGTGCATGCCTCGCACAAAGTTACACTCctgagtgtctcgcacaaagctacactcctaagtgtctcgcacaaagctacactcaatttTCTACACTCAATAGAAATGGGTTTTACAAAGaaagtatttttcttctctcttctcagaCTTGTATTTTCATGTTTGTAGCTCAAGAACTTGTGTTTCTCGATTGTATGCTTATTCACCAGTTATGCACAAGTTcatatcttcatcttcaagtctgctccttttataacttgaaaaagttatttgcccgttgtgaaaattcaaacttgaacgttcacttgatttgATAGCTCTTCTAGCTTGATCTGCAATAATAAATGTCCTTGGTAGGctttgtcagatgaatttgaattttgcttgCTTATCCCTTCAAAGGTCTTCCAATAATCTGACAAGTATGgaccttgtaacttgtagcctccaattttgacttcttgCACTTTATGGTAGTGTGAACATTTGACttgttcacttttgattttgacaaatcaaacacttctTTTCAATAGTTCACTCcatgactcttgcttgagctatAAATAATTTCCACCGAAAAAATCCTTGACTTTTTTGTAAATTGAATCAGCTCCAAGTAGAAAGTATTTGATTTTCCTCCTTTGAATTTCTTTTCGCTGGTGCATTGATTTCTTTCCAGATTCGGAAGTCATACTCATCCTAAATTAGATTGAGGTCATCATGTTTCCTAATTTGGAAGTCGTCCTTGTAGTGccccgtaatttcgttcaagccttgagaccggtaattatttccaccgggtaatttatttgatttaattgggcttaacctttccaattgatacatatatatatatatatatatataatttttgaatcaagaattaattatttattctaaggcccaattcttgatttaattcttgtaagggatttattcaaatttggatccttacaattcttataagtaagggcattttctttataatggcccaatctatttattcttgaaggattaatttcctacaaactagtagtataataaataatgtgagacccatttataagggcccattatttcatgtcttaccctaattgatacatacataatatatgtaatgatctttccctactgatataaaagccttgtacttacaaccctatttctcttttcatttcctgcaaatataattcatcctactcctttcacctctaaagaaccctaagtgaatcctacactttcatcttcaagattcaagaccaagattgctcttttaggattgttaaggcttgggtaagtgtctatctctaggaatataccttgcatcatgttatttacataatctttatacaagttcttatgttgttcttttggggatcttttgggaaaaagatgatcaaggtggaggtgaagctttgtaaggaggtttgagagttcttgggtgaagtgtgcttcaagaagtaaccatcatgtccactaaaacctatttttacactctcaatctatgatattctttggtgtattggaatcctgagaaattctttgctgcttagcctatttttgttgtctgtgaagttatcttgatggatttatgaacttgtgttcttgatcctttgcatattgatgtttatggatatttattggtatggattccatgtttatttggcttctcgGAGTTGTAATCTGAataatctgatcctatttttgtattctggaatgaacGTTGCGTAATCTGTCTAAGTCTGTGATCTGAGGTttgggtttgcccttgcggagtacgccagcggtataatgtgtcccgctggagtcttccgtaagtagGTCACGGTGAGGGACGGCGGAAGGGGGGATTCCGTCGAGGTGGTCCGCtcccttcttgcggaggagagTGGCGGAGGGTGGAGTTCTGTTTGAGGGTTCCGCCAATTCTGATGGCATTCTAGTTCCAGTAACCTGTTTTGTGGTCTGTTGTCTCGTTGTTTTCCCTTTTGTTCTGAactttgttggagtattttgctgagtattttaccatgtttatggagtatttattcatatctcttggtTCATTATTTGAGTCTTTTGgttagttgaatccttgattatattccctgggagttggttgtgttcataatctgagatgaacactgtgaaTGGTTTGTTCTTGGGTTGAGTCTGAGGTTAGATGTGGATgatggatctttgagtatctttgggATGTTTGAGGGTAAATCAATCatgggcacgatttgcctttgtgtatttgggcactaattgcctttgtgtatttgggcacgatttgcctttgtgtatttggacactatttgcctttgtgtatttgggcaccatttgcctctatgatttgggcacgatttgcctaTGTGAACTGAGTTTGGGTTGACGATTGATATGAGGAAGGGTAaattggttggagggtaagggttggtgcttatccttaggttgaggtctgtttggtctcttacTTGATTCTCGAGTTATGTCGTATCTcgttgattattggttattcttaGATATATTatggtttggttgtttcttatgagtattctattgaattcttgattcgaTTGATATTTTTGTTATAGACTTGCTGTCTTGTGCAATTCGATTAAATATTGATATTGTTGGAAAGtattggtttatcctttattcagcttgttgttgttgagtatccgattttaaataCTGAACAGTTTTAGGTAGTGTTGATGATAATAGTTTTAGATATAGTGTGTTGATATAGATTTTAAGctttaaaagataaattaaaaaaataggggttttaattaaaataaatcaaatatttttttttaaaaaaaatataattaacgacggaaatatccgtcgctatttCCTTTCAAATTCGTCACCAGATCTTTAAATTAGGatattagcgacggattttttcTTGacctagcgacggatttttcgTTACTAAATTTAGTGACGGATTTTGTCGTCGTTATTCCCTCGCAAATTTCACCATAATTTCGTCGCCGGAAagaatttagcgacggatttattttacttagcgacggatatttccgTCACTAGAATCTAGTGACGGAAAAAATTTTGTCGCTAAATTCTAGCGAGAAGGGTTTTTGTGACGGACAGattccgtcgctaatccgtcgctatatccttttagcgacggattttgcccttttagcgacggattttgtcCATCGCTAAAAACGcgttttttttgtagtgagcagtcttttgctaacggttttttacatgttttccatgtatggaataagtctaagcgagagcgcgttagagcttacctttatgaggcggcttagactagtttatgatgttttagacttgtgttttgggcctgtgtacCAATGATGggattatatactcttgtttagattttggatgttttgacaatatttgaggatttatatctatgcagttcagt of Ipomoea triloba cultivar NCNSP0323 chromosome 3, ASM357664v1 contains these proteins:
- the LOC116014181 gene encoding defensin-like protein 1, yielding MEAKTFGLFFLLLIVLASQNGGVEGRVCRSQSHHYKGLCLRDHNCAIVCRTEGFSGGDCVGFRRRCFCSKRC